The Phycisphaerae bacterium RAS1 genome includes a region encoding these proteins:
- the ptpA_5 gene encoding Prolyl tripeptidyl peptidase precursor, with protein sequence MTLAGLRKLIPTLAIGACAFSATADDKPDKAGAKTAAKAGEPAVKTDAKAGDLIPRAVIFGNPDRAQPQVSRDGKQLSFLSAVNGVLNVWVGPVNQPDAAKPVTSDTKRGIRQYMWAYDNQHIIYLQDTGGDENWRVYGVNVAKGETRDLTPFEKVAARIEGVSEKFPGEILIGLNKDNPQLHDLYRVNLATGEMKQVIKNTGFIGYEVDADWRVRFATRFSPDGGMEIFKPGEKEGDWVSSEKIPAEDTLTTRIETFDTTGENYYATDSRGRNTAGLFIVNAKSGEKKLLAEDARSDAGAAVQHPSTRVVQAVSFNYDRERWQILDKSIEPDFAYLKTACDGDFGIGSRSLDDKTWIVTYKLDNGPVKYFRYDRDARKATYLFSNFKALEGQKLARMHPVVIKSRDGMDLVSYLTLPPSADAEQKGRPSQPVPMVLFVHGGPWGRDEWGYNPYHQWLSNRGYAVLSVNFRASTGLGKNFANAGDFQWGRKMHDDLLDAVEWAKKEKIADPARVAIMGGSYGGYATLWGVTNTPDVFACGVDIVGPSNLLTLLNSIPPYWAPMLEMFAKRVGDPRTEQGKALLNERSPLTYVDQIKKPLLIGQGANDPRVKQTEADQIVSAMQAKKIPVTYVLYPDEGHGFARPENRMSFNAVTEAFLARHLGGRFEPIGADFKGSSIKVPAGADGVQGLAEALRTE encoded by the coding sequence ATGACTCTGGCAGGATTGCGAAAGCTGATTCCCACACTGGCGATTGGCGCGTGCGCGTTCAGCGCGACCGCCGACGACAAACCCGACAAAGCCGGCGCCAAGACCGCGGCCAAAGCCGGCGAACCCGCCGTCAAGACCGACGCGAAAGCCGGCGACCTGATCCCGCGCGCGGTCATCTTCGGAAACCCCGACCGCGCCCAGCCGCAGGTCAGCCGCGACGGGAAGCAGCTCAGCTTCCTTTCAGCGGTGAACGGCGTGCTGAACGTCTGGGTCGGCCCGGTCAATCAGCCCGACGCCGCCAAGCCCGTCACCAGCGACACCAAGCGCGGCATCCGGCAGTACATGTGGGCCTATGACAATCAGCACATCATCTACCTCCAGGATACGGGCGGCGACGAAAACTGGCGGGTCTACGGGGTCAACGTCGCCAAGGGCGAAACGCGCGACCTGACTCCCTTTGAGAAGGTCGCGGCCCGTATCGAGGGCGTCAGCGAGAAGTTCCCCGGTGAGATTCTGATCGGCCTGAACAAGGACAATCCGCAGCTTCACGACCTGTATCGCGTCAATCTCGCCACCGGCGAGATGAAGCAGGTCATCAAGAACACCGGCTTCATCGGCTACGAAGTCGACGCCGACTGGCGCGTCCGTTTCGCCACGCGCTTCTCACCCGACGGTGGAATGGAAATCTTCAAGCCCGGCGAAAAGGAGGGTGACTGGGTCTCCAGCGAAAAAATCCCGGCTGAAGACACGCTCACCACGCGCATCGAGACGTTCGACACCACCGGTGAAAATTACTACGCGACCGACAGCCGCGGACGGAACACGGCCGGGTTGTTCATCGTCAACGCCAAGTCCGGCGAGAAGAAGCTGCTCGCCGAGGACGCCCGTTCCGATGCCGGGGCGGCGGTCCAGCATCCGTCAACCAGGGTCGTGCAGGCCGTGTCGTTCAACTACGACCGCGAGCGCTGGCAGATTCTGGACAAGTCGATCGAGCCGGATTTCGCCTACCTCAAGACCGCCTGCGACGGCGACTTCGGCATCGGCAGCCGCAGCCTCGACGACAAGACCTGGATCGTCACGTACAAACTCGACAACGGCCCGGTCAAGTACTTCCGCTATGACCGCGACGCGAGAAAGGCGACCTATCTCTTCAGCAACTTCAAGGCGCTCGAAGGTCAGAAACTCGCCCGCATGCACCCGGTCGTCATCAAGTCGCGCGACGGAATGGACCTCGTCAGCTACTTGACGCTGCCGCCCTCGGCCGACGCCGAACAGAAGGGCCGCCCCAGCCAGCCCGTGCCGATGGTGCTCTTCGTCCACGGCGGTCCCTGGGGCCGTGACGAGTGGGGCTACAACCCCTACCACCAGTGGCTCTCGAACCGTGGCTATGCCGTTCTGAGCGTGAACTTCCGCGCCTCGACCGGCCTGGGCAAAAACTTCGCCAACGCCGGCGACTTCCAGTGGGGCCGCAAGATGCACGACGACCTGCTCGACGCCGTCGAGTGGGCCAAGAAAGAGAAGATCGCCGACCCGGCCCGCGTGGCGATCATGGGCGGCTCCTACGGCGGCTACGCGACGCTCTGGGGCGTCACGAACACGCCGGACGTTTTCGCCTGCGGCGTGGACATCGTCGGCCCGTCCAACCTGCTGACGCTGCTGAATTCGATTCCGCCTTATTGGGCCCCGATGCTGGAGATGTTTGCCAAGCGCGTCGGCGATCCGCGGACGGAGCAGGGCAAGGCGCTGCTGAACGAGCGCAGCCCGCTGACCTACGTGGATCAGATCAAGAAGCCGCTCTTGATCGGCCAAGGCGCCAACGATCCGCGCGTCAAGCAGACCGAGGCGGACCAGATCGTCTCGGCCATGCAGGCTAAGAAGATCCCGGTGACGTACGTGCTCTATCCGGACGAGGGCCACGGCTTCGCCCGCCCGGAAAACCGCATGTCATTCAACGCCGTGACCGAGGCGTTTCTGGCCAGGCACCTGGGCGGCCGGTTCGAGCCGATCGGCGCGGACTTCAAGGGCAGCTCGATCAAGGTTCCGGCCGGCGCCGACGGCGTGCAGGGGCTGGCGGAGGCGCTGCGGACGGAGTAG
- the hipB gene encoding Antitoxin HipB: protein MKDDSATHAVLPIVEYERLLARVEAQDMIRELNDPATEWIDADDFALQLAASRITKARKKAGLTQKQLGDKLGLPQSQISRIEKNPDRTTVRTLKKIAAALGVNVSALV from the coding sequence ATGAAGGACGACTCGGCCACCCACGCCGTCCTGCCGATCGTCGAATATGAGCGATTGCTCGCCCGTGTCGAGGCGCAGGACATGATCCGCGAACTGAACGATCCGGCTACCGAGTGGATCGACGCCGACGACTTCGCGCTCCAGCTCGCCGCCTCGCGCATCACGAAGGCCCGTAAGAAGGCCGGCCTCACCCAAAAGCAGCTCGGCGACAAGCTCGGCCTGCCCCAATCCCAGATTTCGCGAATCGAAAAGAACCCCGATCGGACGACGGTCCGCACGCTCAAGAAAATCGCCGCCGCCCTCGGCGTCAACGTCAGCGCTCTCGTGTAA
- the queC gene encoding 7-cyano-7-deazaguanine synthase, which translates to MSSQPRAIVLLSGGLDSATALALARADGFDPLALSFRYGQRHAIEIDAARRLAAAASVREHKIVDIDLRTFGGSALTDDIPVPKDGAQGAGRRARDADEPRAPGARRPAPIPITYVPARNTIFLSFALALAEVRGARDIYIGVNAVDYSGYPDCRPEYVQAFEKMANLATRAAVTGQRLTIHTPLINLTKAQIITRGLELGVDYSLTRSCYDPDPRGAACGRCESCTLRLAAFAALRRPDPAPYAPTTPS; encoded by the coding sequence ATGAGTTCGCAGCCGCGCGCCATCGTCCTCCTCTCCGGCGGCTTGGACAGCGCTACCGCCCTGGCCCTCGCCCGCGCCGACGGCTTCGACCCGCTCGCGCTGTCCTTCCGCTACGGCCAGCGGCACGCGATCGAAATCGACGCCGCCCGCCGCCTCGCCGCCGCCGCGAGCGTGCGCGAGCACAAGATTGTCGACATCGACCTGCGCACCTTCGGCGGCTCGGCCCTGACCGACGACATCCCGGTGCCGAAGGACGGGGCGCAGGGCGCGGGGCGCAGGGCGCGCGACGCTGATGAACCTCGCGCGCCAGGCGCCCGGCGCCCGGCGCCCATCCCCATCACCTACGTTCCCGCCCGCAACACCATCTTCCTCAGCTTCGCTCTCGCCCTCGCCGAGGTGCGCGGCGCCCGCGATATCTACATCGGCGTCAACGCGGTCGACTACAGCGGATATCCCGACTGCCGCCCCGAGTACGTGCAGGCCTTCGAGAAGATGGCCAACCTCGCCACCCGCGCCGCCGTCACCGGTCAGCGCCTGACGATCCACACCCCGCTGATCAACCTCACGAAAGCGCAGATCATCACCCGCGGCCTCGAACTCGGCGTCGATTACAGCCTGACTCGAAGCTGCTATGATCCCGATCCGCGCGGCGCCGCCTGCGGCCGCTGCGAGAGCTGCACGTTACGCTTGGCGGCCTTCGCCGCCCTCCGCCGCCCCGACCCCGCGCCCTACGCTCCCACCACACCTTCCTGA
- a CDS encoding putative transcriptional regulatory protein produces MAGHSHWARIKRSKAVVDARRGKHWSKLARAVILAARNGPDPDANLALRYAIDAAKDANMPRDTIERAIKKGSGELGGQSIEELIYEGYGPAGAAVMCRILTDNRNRTSGEIKNIFENRGGNLGATNCVAWMFTKRGVFIIAKSQADEEKLTNFALEVGADDVKPAGDEAFELTCDPTVFAAVRKALDDAGIKPDSAEITMVSSTTVTLTGDQAATMMRLVDALEDHDDVQNVYSNFEIPDDEMQRLSG; encoded by the coding sequence ATGGCAGGTCATTCTCACTGGGCCCGCATCAAACGCTCCAAGGCCGTTGTTGACGCCCGCCGCGGCAAGCACTGGAGCAAGCTCGCCCGCGCCGTCATTCTCGCCGCCCGCAACGGCCCCGACCCCGACGCCAATCTCGCCCTGCGATACGCCATCGACGCCGCCAAAGACGCCAACATGCCGCGCGATACCATCGAGCGGGCCATCAAAAAAGGCAGCGGCGAGCTCGGCGGCCAGTCAATCGAAGAGCTGATCTACGAAGGCTACGGCCCCGCCGGCGCCGCCGTCATGTGCCGCATCCTCACCGACAACCGCAACCGAACGTCAGGCGAAATCAAGAACATCTTCGAGAACCGCGGCGGCAACCTGGGCGCCACCAACTGCGTCGCGTGGATGTTCACCAAGCGCGGCGTATTCATCATCGCAAAGTCGCAGGCCGACGAGGAGAAACTGACGAACTTCGCGCTCGAAGTCGGCGCGGACGACGTCAAACCCGCCGGAGACGAGGCGTTCGAGCTGACCTGCGACCCGACCGTCTTCGCGGCTGTCCGCAAGGCGCTGGACGACGCCGGCATCAAGCCCGACAGCGCCGAGATCACCATGGTGTCGTCGACCACCGTGACGCTCACAGGCGACCAGGCCGCGACCATGATGCGCCTGGTCGACGCGCTCGAGGATCACGACGACGTGCAGAATGTCTACAGCAATTTTGAAATCCCCGACGATGAAATGCAGCGGCTTTCAGGCTGA
- a CDS encoding SPFH domain / Band 7 family protein yields MSAEIPRKVMSGWGMLVVMIAASIGDVAGLVNRIAAAAAAVDTGRVSTAEGWMLAYPIIALALGIGVLITLWAGFFTLQPNQSAVLLLFGAYKGTVRSAGFHWANPFYRKNRISLRTRNFNTEKLKVNDQRGNPVEIGAVVVWRVENTAQACFDVDDYVHYVSIQSEAAVRNVASHYPYDSSSEHELSLRGSMAEVSKALQAELHERLSKAGVVVEEARLSHLAYASEIAGTMLRRQQAEAIVAARTRIVEGAVGMVELALEHLKRNNTVQLDEERKAAMVSNLLVVLCGEQAAQPVVNTGTLYT; encoded by the coding sequence ATGTCGGCGGAGATTCCGAGGAAGGTGATGAGCGGGTGGGGGATGCTGGTGGTGATGATCGCGGCGTCGATCGGGGATGTCGCCGGGCTGGTCAACCGAATCGCCGCGGCGGCAGCGGCCGTGGACACGGGCCGGGTCAGCACGGCGGAGGGGTGGATGCTGGCGTATCCGATCATCGCGCTGGCGCTGGGCATCGGCGTGCTGATCACGCTGTGGGCCGGATTCTTCACGCTTCAGCCGAACCAGTCGGCCGTGCTGCTGCTGTTCGGGGCGTACAAGGGGACGGTTCGCAGCGCCGGCTTTCACTGGGCCAATCCGTTTTATCGCAAGAACCGCATCTCGCTGCGGACGCGAAATTTCAACACCGAAAAGCTGAAGGTGAACGATCAGCGCGGCAACCCGGTCGAGATCGGCGCGGTGGTCGTGTGGCGGGTCGAGAACACGGCGCAGGCGTGCTTCGACGTGGACGATTACGTGCACTACGTCTCGATTCAGAGCGAGGCGGCGGTGCGCAACGTGGCGAGCCACTATCCGTACGACTCGAGCAGCGAGCACGAGCTGTCGCTGCGCGGGAGCATGGCGGAAGTATCCAAGGCGCTTCAGGCCGAGCTGCATGAACGCCTGAGCAAGGCGGGCGTGGTGGTCGAGGAAGCGCGGCTGAGCCACCTGGCGTATGCGTCCGAGATCGCCGGCACGATGCTGCGGCGGCAACAGGCTGAGGCGATCGTGGCAGCGCGGACGCGGATCGTGGAAGGCGCGGTAGGCATGGTGGAGCTGGCGCTGGAACACCTGAAGCGCAACAACACCGTGCAACTCGACGAGGAGCGAAAAGCGGCCATGGTCAGCAACCTGCTGGTGGTGCTCTGCGGCGAACAGGCGGCGCAGCCGGTGGTGAATACGGGGACGTTGTACACGTAG
- the ruvB gene encoding Holliday junction ATP-dependent DNA helicase RuvB codes for MAIERVFTQPGPDEDSYLNSLRPRTLDDCIGQEIVREQLRIALQAALKRREPMDHVLLDGPPGLGKTTLAHIVASEMGRTIRVTSGPAVTRQGDLMMMLTQLETGDVLFIDEIHRLSKVVEEFLYPAMEDFRVDYTTESGIGGRTVNFALKRFTLVGATTRPGLLSAALHGRFGHHFHLQYYAPEELVCIVRRNAELLSVKAEPTALQRLAERSRGTPRIVNRLLRRSRDYADVRGDGRLTAAAIDATMEILQIDKLGLDTLDRGYLHALIKHYDGGPAGIEAIAASMGHERDTLEDVVEPYLLQIGFVIRTPRGRMARPAAYEHLGLAAPTRREDSVDQPTLFS; via the coding sequence ATGGCCATCGAGCGCGTCTTCACTCAGCCCGGCCCGGATGAAGACAGCTATCTCAATTCGCTCCGACCGCGCACCCTCGACGATTGCATCGGCCAGGAAATCGTCCGCGAGCAGCTTCGCATCGCCCTGCAGGCCGCACTCAAGCGCCGCGAACCGATGGACCACGTCCTGCTCGACGGCCCGCCCGGCCTGGGGAAAACCACGCTCGCCCACATCGTCGCGAGCGAAATGGGCCGCACCATCCGCGTCACCAGCGGCCCAGCCGTCACGCGCCAGGGCGACCTGATGATGATGCTCACGCAGCTCGAAACCGGCGACGTGCTCTTCATCGACGAGATTCACCGCCTCAGCAAGGTCGTCGAGGAATTCCTTTACCCCGCGATGGAAGACTTCCGCGTCGATTACACCACCGAAAGCGGCATCGGCGGGCGGACCGTCAACTTCGCTCTCAAGCGCTTCACCCTGGTCGGCGCGACCACGCGGCCCGGCCTGCTCTCCGCCGCCCTGCACGGCCGCTTCGGCCACCATTTTCATCTTCAGTACTACGCGCCCGAGGAGCTGGTCTGCATCGTCCGCCGCAACGCCGAACTGTTGAGCGTTAAGGCCGAGCCGACGGCGTTGCAGCGGCTCGCCGAGCGCTCGCGCGGCACGCCGCGCATCGTCAACCGCCTGCTGCGCCGCTCGCGCGACTACGCCGACGTGCGCGGCGACGGCCGGCTGACCGCGGCGGCGATCGACGCAACCATGGAAATCCTGCAGATCGACAAGCTCGGCCTCGACACGCTCGACCGCGGCTACCTGCACGCGCTCATCAAGCACTACGACGGCGGCCCCGCAGGCATCGAAGCCATCGCCGCCAGCATGGGCCATGAGCGCGACACGCTCGAAGACGTGGTCGAGCCCTACCTGCTCCAGATCGGCTTCGTCATCCGCACCCCGCGCGGCCGCATGGCCCGCCCGGCCGCATACGAACATCTCGGCCTCGCCGCGCCGACCCGTCGCGAGGATTCCGTCGACCAGCCGACGCTGTTCTCATAA
- the ruvA gene encoding Holliday junction ATP-dependent DNA helicase RuvA: MITRITGRIVNVTDQAAILEAGPMCYEVLVPAAALGPLAKLKGADAVLHTLYTLEGNPATGQLAPRLMGFLSETDRSFFYELTKVKGISNRRALRVMCVPSHQIAAAIEHGDDKTLTSLPEVGKKSAAQMITELRGRMQPFLAPSAAVLPVSELTDAQRVAVDILVSWGDRRADAQHWIAEAVKADPALKEPDAMVKAAYRVKQGA; encoded by the coding sequence TTGATCACGCGCATCACCGGCCGCATCGTCAACGTCACCGACCAGGCCGCCATTCTCGAAGCCGGGCCGATGTGCTACGAAGTCCTCGTGCCGGCGGCGGCGCTCGGGCCGTTGGCAAAGCTCAAAGGCGCCGACGCTGTTCTGCACACGCTCTACACGCTCGAAGGCAATCCCGCTACCGGCCAGCTCGCCCCGCGCCTGATGGGCTTTCTCAGCGAAACCGACCGGTCCTTTTTCTACGAGCTGACCAAGGTCAAAGGCATCAGCAACCGCCGCGCCCTGCGCGTCATGTGCGTTCCGTCGCACCAGATCGCCGCCGCTATTGAGCACGGCGACGACAAGACGCTCACGTCGCTGCCCGAGGTCGGCAAGAAAAGCGCCGCCCAGATGATCACCGAGCTCCGCGGCCGCATGCAGCCCTTCCTCGCCCCGTCGGCGGCCGTGCTCCCGGTTTCGGAGCTGACCGACGCGCAGCGCGTCGCGGTCGACATTCTCGTAAGCTGGGGCGACCGCCGCGCCGACGCCCAGCACTGGATCGCCGAAGCCGTCAAGGCCGATCCGGCCCTGAAAGAGCCGGATGCGATGGTGAAAGCCGCGTATCGGGTGAAGCAGGGGGCGTGA
- the czcB_5 gene encoding Cobalt-zinc-cadmium resistance protein CzcB: MTRLLLSVVLGISVAWPSLAQGPGPTPVVVAPVVERDLPPSLRLVGTVRPQRAATVAAEVSGVIVAFESDEGRFLRKGEVICRLDAEPFQLRLDQARGELASLKAQLAEQEHGEREEDLRRLAAQVAVSDAMCQKWSFEKERILRLRETGQSTEKEQHDTEMEFLAAERRLTQAKAEYEKATNGARPEVLARWRQQVVAKEAAVKLLEREVRKASIAAPFDGFLVAKRTEVGEWIIEGGAVADMVDVETVRVRVDVPESVIAFARPGERASVEIEALLGQPASARPSRPATIARVVPRASASARTFPVEIDLPNADHVLLPGMFVWAHVPGGPVGMRTLVSKDAIVSQGPMKQVFVVQPAEAGPAMAVPVPVITGMELEGEIEVRADGVKPGMMVVTRANERLYGPTPVLPMPASGGPPGAAPSNTAPPSAPPASQPEAESTAANPRSD, from the coding sequence ATGACTCGTTTGCTTCTGTCCGTCGTTCTCGGAATCTCCGTCGCCTGGCCCTCGTTGGCCCAAGGTCCCGGGCCCACGCCGGTCGTCGTCGCGCCCGTCGTGGAGCGCGATCTACCGCCCTCGCTGCGCCTGGTGGGCACCGTCCGCCCGCAGCGGGCCGCTACCGTCGCTGCCGAGGTGAGCGGCGTCATCGTCGCGTTCGAATCAGACGAGGGACGCTTTCTGCGCAAAGGCGAGGTCATCTGCCGCCTCGACGCCGAGCCGTTCCAATTGCGCCTCGACCAGGCCCGCGGCGAACTGGCCAGCCTGAAGGCCCAGCTTGCGGAGCAGGAGCACGGCGAGCGCGAGGAGGACCTGCGGCGGCTCGCCGCGCAGGTGGCTGTGTCTGACGCGATGTGCCAGAAGTGGTCTTTCGAGAAAGAGCGGATTCTTCGGCTGCGCGAAACCGGACAGAGCACTGAAAAAGAACAGCACGACACCGAGATGGAGTTCCTGGCCGCCGAGCGGCGCTTGACGCAAGCCAAGGCCGAGTACGAGAAGGCTACGAACGGCGCTCGGCCGGAGGTCCTGGCTCGCTGGCGGCAGCAAGTCGTCGCCAAGGAAGCCGCCGTCAAGCTTCTGGAGCGCGAGGTGCGCAAGGCGTCGATCGCCGCGCCCTTCGACGGGTTCCTGGTCGCCAAGCGCACCGAAGTCGGCGAGTGGATCATCGAGGGCGGAGCGGTCGCGGACATGGTCGACGTGGAAACCGTCCGCGTGCGGGTCGACGTGCCCGAATCGGTCATTGCCTTCGCACGCCCTGGCGAGCGGGCCAGCGTCGAGATCGAGGCCCTGCTCGGACAGCCGGCATCCGCCAGGCCGTCTCGTCCGGCGACGATCGCGCGCGTCGTGCCGCGCGCCAGCGCCTCGGCCCGCACCTTCCCAGTCGAGATCGACCTGCCCAACGCCGACCACGTGCTGCTCCCTGGCATGTTCGTGTGGGCGCACGTGCCCGGCGGACCGGTCGGCATGCGCACGCTGGTGAGCAAGGACGCGATCGTCTCGCAGGGGCCGATGAAACAGGTCTTCGTCGTTCAGCCCGCCGAGGCCGGGCCGGCGATGGCCGTGCCCGTGCCGGTGATCACCGGCATGGAGCTGGAGGGCGAGATCGAGGTGCGGGCCGACGGCGTGAAGCCGGGCATGATGGTTGTGACGCGCGCCAACGAGCGACTCTACGGCCCGACGCCGGTCCTGCCGATGCCGGCGTCCGGCGGACCGCCCGGCGCCGCGCCATCCAACACCGCGCCGCCCAGCGCCCCGCCCGCATCGCAGCCGGAGGCAGAGTCAACCGCGGCGAATCCGCGCAGTGATTAG
- the nfdA_1 gene encoding N-substituted formamide deformylase precursor has translation MESAACKTLYQDHGILPAMCRPHLSPNMLNRLFVRHTATRSSFVRLLALLLLAVLLPTPRLLGQAPPPDTIYVNGNIYTCNAIRPRAEAIAVAGERVAALGTTVEIRRLAPQGVKVVDISGKTVLPGLIDSHGHMSGLGSFGLGRLDLSRATSFDDMVAIAKEKAAATPPGQWILGGRWDHESWRDRRLPSHAALSEATPNHPVFLKRVDGHAGVANAAALKLAGITRDTPSPAGGEILKDASGEPTGVLVDNAMELVAKVINSPEPSTADLLLKAQEMCLSVGLTGVHDAGVSPADVVVYQRLLDEGKLAIRVYAMIAGPYAIRYFEKNDVLVGPTLTVRAAKMYIDGALGSRGAWLLDPYADRPLDDRRQPYTGLSVMKPEFLRMVAENGLQRGYQVCTHAIGDRGNRETLNAYSLVLSRRQRPNHRFRIEHAQVLAPEDIPRFKKLGVVAAMQPSHCTSDMRWAEARLGEKRCKGAYAWASLIRAGVPVAGGSDFPVESHNPFLGFYAAVTRQDAAGQPPSGWQPQERVSRQETLAMYTMWAAYAAFEETEKGSLESGKLADFIVIDRDVMTCEPREILETNVLKTVLGGKVVYSP, from the coding sequence ATGGAATCAGCGGCCTGCAAGACGCTCTACCAGGATCATGGTATTCTGCCCGCGATGTGCCGGCCTCACCTGAGTCCCAACATGCTCAATCGCCTCTTCGTGCGTCACACCGCGACACGCTCTTCATTCGTCCGGCTCCTCGCGCTTCTGCTCCTGGCGGTGCTCCTGCCGACGCCGCGGCTTCTGGGCCAGGCGCCGCCGCCGGACACGATCTACGTCAACGGCAACATTTACACCTGCAATGCCATCCGCCCCCGCGCCGAAGCCATCGCCGTCGCGGGCGAGCGGGTTGCGGCGCTCGGCACAACCGTCGAAATCCGCCGGCTCGCGCCGCAGGGCGTGAAGGTCGTCGATATTTCGGGCAAGACCGTCCTGCCCGGGTTGATCGACTCCCATGGGCATATGTCGGGGCTGGGCAGCTTCGGCCTGGGCCGGCTGGACCTCAGCCGCGCTACGTCATTCGACGACATGGTCGCCATCGCCAAGGAAAAAGCCGCCGCGACGCCTCCCGGTCAGTGGATTCTGGGCGGCCGCTGGGACCACGAAAGCTGGCGCGACCGCCGCCTTCCCTCTCACGCCGCGCTCTCCGAAGCGACCCCGAATCACCCGGTCTTTCTCAAGCGCGTCGACGGTCACGCCGGCGTGGCAAACGCCGCCGCCCTGAAACTCGCGGGCATCACGCGTGACACGCCTTCGCCCGCGGGCGGCGAAATCCTGAAGGATGCGAGCGGCGAGCCAACCGGCGTCCTGGTCGATAACGCGATGGAACTCGTCGCCAAGGTGATCAACTCGCCCGAACCCTCCACGGCCGATCTGCTGCTCAAGGCGCAGGAGATGTGCCTCTCGGTCGGGTTGACCGGCGTGCACGACGCCGGAGTTTCGCCCGCGGATGTCGTGGTCTATCAGCGGCTGCTCGACGAAGGCAAGCTGGCGATCCGCGTCTACGCGATGATCGCCGGCCCATACGCCATCCGCTATTTCGAGAAGAACGACGTGCTGGTCGGTCCGACGCTGACCGTGCGGGCGGCGAAGATGTACATCGACGGCGCGCTGGGCTCGCGCGGCGCCTGGCTGCTCGATCCCTACGCGGACCGTCCGCTCGATGACCGTCGCCAGCCCTACACGGGTTTGAGCGTTATGAAGCCCGAATTCCTGCGAATGGTGGCCGAGAACGGACTTCAGCGGGGCTATCAGGTCTGCACCCATGCCATCGGCGACCGCGGAAACCGCGAGACGCTCAACGCCTACTCGCTGGTCCTCTCGCGCCGCCAGCGCCCCAATCATCGCTTCCGCATCGAACACGCGCAGGTCCTCGCGCCCGAGGATATTCCGCGCTTCAAGAAACTGGGCGTCGTCGCCGCCATGCAGCCGTCGCACTGCACCTCCGACATGCGCTGGGCCGAGGCCCGCCTGGGCGAAAAGCGCTGCAAAGGCGCCTACGCCTGGGCCTCGCTGATCCGGGCCGGCGTCCCGGTCGCCGGCGGAAGCGACTTCCCGGTGGAATCGCATAACCCGTTTCTCGGTTTCTACGCCGCCGTCACGCGCCAGGACGCCGCCGGCCAGCCGCCGAGCGGGTGGCAGCCGCAGGAGCGCGTGTCCCGCCAGGAAACGCTGGCGATGTACACCATGTGGGCGGCCTACGCCGCCTTCGAAGAGACGGAGAAGGGATCGCTGGAGTCGGGCAAACTGGCCGACTTCATCGTGATCGATCGCGACGTGATGACCTGTGAACCGCGCGAGATTCTGGAAACGAACGTTCTGAAAACGGTTCTGGGCGGTAAGGTCGTGTATTCGCCGTAG